The DNA sequence AGTTGAATTCATGTGCAGATTCCTGATGGTTCACTGTTGGATATCCATATCCTACGGAATGCCCATGATCTTCTCTCACAATGTGATATTGAACTTCCTGAGGTACATCCTCTTACTTCTTTTGTAATAATGTTAATTACTTCCACATTGTGTGAGCTATCACTAGATACTAAGGGGTTGTTTGGTATTCAATTTGAAAACAATTGTATAAGTTCTAAAAAATGATGAATGTAGCTACGTTACTTAGTACTCattagtttcaaaaaaaaaaaaaaatttggatccAAGAAGGATACCAAACAGCCCCCAAGATTTTCTCAATGTAAATTCATTTAATCCTTGTAGCAAGCCAtagagttttttgttttttatgaatttttttttatgctcaGTTATGGTATTCTATTTCTGATATGCTGCAGATTGAAAGTAATGAAAAATATCAAAGTTCTGGACCCCCATTTCTTATTCTTCTGCACCCTGCTCTTGGCCCACTTTGGGAGGTCACCAGACAAAAAGTAAGTCAATGTGAGCTAATGTACGATTTTAAGGTTCAACGCATTTTCTCCCTTTACTTCGCTGtgtatattttatttactttcttCATTCAAATATTGAAGAACTCAATAGTTAAGCAGAAAATTGTCTTTGTCTATTAGTTCTATGGAGGCTCAAAATCCGAGGGCTCTGAGTTACAAGTAGAGGTTGCAGAGTTCCTGTGGAGGAATGTTCAGGTTCATACTTTTCACATATTAAATTAAGGATTATGAAGTTTTTGTTTCCTTTGCTAATCACTGCTTCCTACATTCCAGCTTGATGGAAGCCTGATTGTAGAGGCTGACAACGTTATGGGCTCAACTAGGATTGATCAAAGTGGCGAACCCATTTTACAATACGGGCATAGGTAGATTTTTGCTTTAATTTCTACTACTTTTTAAGTCTCTTCAGAAACGATGAGTCCATTTTACAGTTGGACTTATACTTACAGTCTGTACATCCCATAGGTGTGGAAGATGTAAATTACAGAATGTAAAAGTGCTAAATGATGGAATTGACTGGAATTTTGAAGACAATGTGTACTGGAAGCATGATGTTAAACGCATTGAGGCATGTAAGATCATACTGCATGGAAATGCTGAATTTGAGGCAACTGATGTTACATTATAGGTTAGATTGACAACCaattagtatagatatgcatGGAGGATAGACAAAACTGTTTTCAAAGGCTTTTTAAAAGATTCTTAATATTAGCATCCAATTTGGACCTTGTAATTTTCCTCAATGACTTTGGTGAATGGAGGTAACATCTAATTGTTAGGAAAATTTAGGAAGCTTATTTGCTGCTTACGACCGGATGCAGGGAAATCGTATATTTAAAGTTCCAAATGGCTACAAAATGAAGATCACAGCGGGAGATTCAGGTACATAAGATTAAGAGGCTTTGAtagtttggttaattttttcCATTGACTTGAGATTTCTAACCCCGACTAGATCGACTTTTCTTAAAAGCACTCTTACTGATAATCAGCATAATGCATTACTCATTATACTTAGGAATGAGAACATGTGAATGGTATTTTGCTATCCTGCTACACAAAATACCGAACTGAACTGAAGACCTCTCCTAATACGAACCATACCCTTTGCAATCCAAGGAAGGGGGGATAGTTGTCGGCCTTTTTCTTTccgatttaaaagaaaaatatataaaaatttaggGAGAGGAAGGTGAGGAGTTTAGTGGCCGCAGATGGGAAAATGTTTGATGAAACGTAGAGATTTATATCCCAGGAGGTAGACTTGAGCTTAACGTTGATGGTTAGAAGTGACCCCCTTCTCTCTTACAGGCACACGGACCGGAATGCATTGTCACATACATAAATATGTGCTAGGCAGTCATCAATTCATCCATCGTTTCATTGATTTTACAGGTTTCGACTCCCGACTTGAACCTATTGAACAGAACATGATGGATGGTGGAAGCTGGCATTGGGAGTACAGGTTAAGGGGCGCACATATTCAGTTGGAAGTGGTAGAGTTGTAAAGCACAATACAAAATACTCATCCTCGCCATAGGTGAATCGTGGTTCACCGGTGGATGTGGAACTCACCCTCATAATATCAGCGTTCAACTCTAATTGGTTTAACACAGTTAAACCATTTTCGTCTTCGgaattgtttcttctttttcctctttaTTTAGTAGTAGTACGTTAAGTTAAACTGTCGAGAAACCTTTAGGTTTCACTCCGGCAGCTCATTGTATCCATTGTTTCTTTCATTATCGGTGACGGGGAAAGATTGTTTCCTCCTGGAGAAGCTGATGTAAAAATGGAGCAATGAAATATATTCGATTATTTCGTTTTCAACAAAAATGTATAGTGTTTATCATTACCAACTGTAAAATTTCGAGAGTAGATCCGGCAAGAAACATAACCCGAATGCAAAATTATTCGACGCGAATCTTTAACAAAAGAGCAGCGCAGTTCTTGAAAGTTGATTCTGCGGCTGAAGAAGATTTGCAGTAATTAATCAACACTTTCATTTATGTGCTTGATTTTCACAAATATGCACTTGAACTGTATCTAACAAAACACTCTTTTAACACTGTCATCCAATCTGGTGGTGAGATTGGAAGCAGCACCTGTTCAGTAATCGAAGCAGCGTGTCGGCTTTTCTTCGAGCTTTCAAGGAACCGTCTGCAGCCAAGCTTTGGAGTGAAGGAATGCTCCGCGGGTTCATCAACAGCCGTCGTGCGACCTCCTCTCCTCCGTCTTTGCACAACCCCAACAGAAGAGTGACCGCGTTTTCCTTCCCTTTCGGAGAACCAAATCTTAAGAGATCGATAAGAATATGCACTAAAATCCTGCTCTTCCCAATCTCCTCCCGTCCTTCAGAGCAACCCAAAATCTGAGCAAGCAGTGCCAAGGCATCATCTGTAATTCCCGCCTTGTCGTCCATCAACAGCTCGATGAGCAGAGGAACCGCCCCGGCGAACACAACACTCACCTTGTTGGCATTGTAGAGTGCAAGATTGAAGAGTGCTATGGCAGCATCTTTTTTACCAGCTGGAGTGCCTTCTTTCAAAAGCCCAACCAATGCCGGAATGGCTCTGGGGCGCTTTCCAATCGTTACCTTGCAGTCATCTATCATCGACAAGCTGAAAATTGCTGCTGCTGCATTCTCTCGTGCTTCCATTGTGTTCCCCGATTCCAAGACGTTTACTATTTCGTCAATTGCTCCAGCCGCCATGATCAGAatcttgttgttgttgtagatgGAGAGGTTGAGCAACGCTGTGACAGCGTTTTCCTGAATTCTCGGTTCATGGCATCTCAGCAACGTCACTAGAAACGGAATAGCTCCTGCTTCTGCTATTATCCTCCTATTATTCATGCCGGTTTTGGCAAGTAATCGGAGCTCATAGGCCGCTTGCCTTTGGATATCAGGTGAACCAGTTGCTAGTTTTCCCACCAGAAACTCAGCTGTCAATTTCACAGCATCAACAGCAGCTTTCACGACAGAAATGTGATCGACAGCATTTTCGTACAACTCCCTTTTGCTGCTGCTCCTCGCCAAATCGGAGGAAGAAGACTGCGAGGGTTCAGTTGTGGGAACTTTGTTCTCCTCGCACCATTGTTGTATTAGACTCCTGAGTGCATAGTTGGGAATAAGCGCCATGTGAATCAGCTTCTGCCCGCTGTTGGGACATGTCTGGTGCCCCGAATTGATCCATTGTGCAATCGAATTTCGATCGTAAGTGTGCCCGGATGCTACAATAACAGGGTCTCTAATCAAGTCCAATGAAATCGGGCAGCGAAATTCATCCGGAACATTGGGGATCAACGACTGAGAAGATGAAGAGTGATCATAAAATCTACCCGAGGGGACACACTGCAGTTTCATATCCTCTTTACACGGTTTTTCAATTTCACCATCTATAAAAATGATGGTTTTGCAGTACGACACAAGGGAAATAAGATTGTTTATGTTGGACACCACAATCAGCCCTCCACTCCCTGCTTGCTTGTCAGCTTCTGCCTCGAGCTTCGAAGTTTCTTCTTCGTAATCCACGGTGTTTCTCAGGCCAATGCTGCTCAGAACATCTCTCACTTTAACCAAGTCTATGAAACCTTTGTTCTTCCTGTTCTTCTCACTATTGCTTCCCATCAAAACCAAAAGCTCTTCTCTTCTCTTGAGCTCTTTGAGATCGATAAAAAGCTCCGCTCTTTTCGCTTGCCGGTGGAGGAGCTCGATCTGCTCTTTGATATCTGCCGTCACGTTAAGCAAGCTCAGAGGCAAAATATCAAGCGCCCTCCCCAACTCCTTGACCAGCCCGTAAAACTGATTCGAAACCAACTCCGTCTGCATAAGCCCCCACAGAGAGCTCCCGTCTTTACAATCTTGGATCAGAAACTTGGCTCTTCGAATCACGAAGAAAAGCTCCGTGAGGCATAGGATTGAAGAGGGAGGAAGCGGCCCGGCGGACTCTTTTATCTCTTCGAACAGAAAAGCGAGAAGCTTGATCCTCCTTACCATGGTGGAGATGTTGCGGCCCTGCAGAACCGGAAGCTTTTCCATGGAGCAAACTTCGTTGCATATGTGAACCAACGATTGTAACAACGACCCAGTTGGCAAAAATCCTGTGGAAACCATTAGAGGAGGAACAAGAGCTGCTTCCATTTCATATGTCACTATGCTTATGCCAATTCTCGTACCAAATTTTTCTGCGATTGACGTTCGAAAATGGATCAACGAGCGAAAATGCTCGGTTCTGCCTTTgcagtttagggtttaggattcaAGTTCAGACCAGAGAGCAAACGAAACTCTTTCGATACCCTTTTTGTTGAAATCTTGACAAGAAGAACGTTTCTAATTTCtcgaaacaaaaaacaaaacttcaaggtattattcttaatttcttGTGTTAAAAATTGAAGTGATGGGTAAAGAAAGAAACGAATAATGTAATTGCATGGACTCTTGACTGTTTCTGTTCGGAAAGTTGACATTAGAGGACAAAAGAAAAGGTGATGGCAAGTGAAGGACAGAAGGGGTGGGGGAGGGATTGATGGCTTGCTGCCACTTGGAGGCACGTCCGGCCTTCTAGGGTTACTTCTTTTGGAAAGGCATCCTCGTCTCTTCCACCAAGTCTACTAAGGTCATAAATTtgaatctttaaaatttgattcaaaaaataaaattattataatttttaaagtagATTCCTATTTGTAGCCATCTGATTAAATTTCGAAAGCCCGAATTTAGGACTTTAATGGATTTTATggaaggatccggagaggatccctttccacttcttttttatatttcccCCGCCAAATTTGCATTAAAAATGGTTTGGATACGTTGAATGGATATTAAAGCCATTTCAAACTTGACTTCGGTGACCTACTACAATTCGTTGCACCTGCAAGTTGCAGGTTTCTCATGTCCATATATGGAATATCTTATTAGGAAACGTTGTGTTTGGCGGGCACATACCAAAAATATAGActtttgggaagaaaaattgATCCGACTATACTAGTGCTATAATTATTTGTTGAGTAATGCTATTTGAAGACGTAGAGCTGACGCACTCTATAATACAGATGGTCTTACTTAACGGTAGAATCCGGTTTTATTAGAGTGAGTCTACATGTAATGGAGGAGTTGTGTTTAGGCTCCAAATGTGGTTTTTGATCAAATGATTGGTCGTCTtcgattttcattttcccttcttttttgtcCGAGTAATATTAGCCTAATCTCTTTGAAAAATCCTAGCTCCGTCTTTGTATATGTATTTTAACTACGGTTGTTCAACTACAAAAGTTTTATAGTCGTTtcttattatatttaattaactGCAATGTTTAAAAGTGTGAATATATTCATTAGTATTAGTGACATTTTTGATATTTAGATCTTGCAGTTGGTAACACTTCGACCTCAGTAAAATATTGGAGAAAGACTGTAAACATTTTtttatctatttcttttttaaaactTCGTCTAAATATAACTAAAGACAGACACATGTAGTTACACATATTACAACTTACTACGTATGCAAATTACGTGCCtattaattacaaatttacatatACTACAAGAAAAGATTTTGCCCACAGTTGAAAAGGACAAAAGGATGTGACTTGTGGTTTTGGAGGCCAAATTTAAGAGGGAAAatataagaaagaaagaaagaaaagaaaaagttaggtgaacaaaaaaaaaaaaaaaaaaagacgagaAAGATGATTGAAAAGGAAACACTATAGCCACCTTCCTACTGCATGGTGAGGTTCTGCCCTTCCCTATAATTCACTCCGGGTCGCGGAGCTCTCAACTGAGTTGGTTAAGTTTGGCAATTCCATCTCTGGTTGCGGTTTCAATTGATCTCGCGTTATAGCTCTGAAGATAAGTAATAGGTATTGGTTAGTGATTGTgaggttcaaattttttattgaaagaACACTAAAGGCTTCTGCCCTTTCATCCCTTGAATAGATAGAAAAGAAAGGCAGAGCTTTTGGTTTTTCATGTTGTCAAAGAGTTGAACAAGAGTTTTTCGtgatatatacacatacactgGGATATAGGTTAAATTCTTGTGTATTGATATATTGCACAAAAGAAAAACTCTAAGTTAAATTCGTCTTAGTTAATTGAGCACAGAGTTAGAAAACCTAAcataaaaaccctaaaccctattaGTTATCCTTAATTTCTTAATAACTGTTAAGATCATGAAATAGTACGGTGGTAGATGAACTTATTCATCTTAATAATAAGGAGTTGTTGACATTCTAGATAACAGTAAAAAATATGCACATTTTTTGAACGTATGGTAGAGAAAATAAAAGTGCATATATAGTGACCATTTTACGTAAATGCATAGCTCAGGTCGATGTTATCTGTAGACTTTATAATATCTCCACTTTTCTCTTGTTTCTGCAGTTTGTTTGCTCCTTCATCATATTCGTACGCACTTAATTACCTCTAAGTTTCAAGCAATGGTTAATACTTACTCTCAAACAAAAAATACTAGATTGTTCATTGTTTACTGTGTTGGAGAATAGGATCCAACATCGGtaatatgaaaaaataatatacaattaatatGGGAGTTTTTACCCTTAATATTACTGAAGTCTTTTGTGACAAAACTCAAAACCtaatgataagtgattaagttgaGATACTATCGTTGATATTGGTGACGGGACCGTGCTTTGCCTATAAGTTTCACACGTCGGTCTTGGTCTAAACAAGTGTACCATCAAGATTTATATTTATTACACAATGAACCAAGTCTACCATCTTTTGGAGATAAGTCGTTCTGGTTTCATCTTATTCATTACACGAATGTTATTAAGCATatatgatgaagaagatggtggcaatttttttttttatttttttttttgtatatatatttttttgataaaGAAAATCCATGGTAATCAAGGTCAACGATATTAGGATAATATTTGTGTCTCTCAGATAGGGACCATACTTGTCCCCACTTATAGTTGATGAACTATTACCATTCGAATATCATCATCAGAACGTTAATTCTTTTTATCATCATCTAAGGATTATATTATTCAATTGTAAATCTTTTAGTCATCAATATGCATAAAATTAATAGGCGGTTCATCACAGGATGCTACTTGTTATCAAAACTATTGATTGGTTTAATACATATGGATAACTAAACGATCTTCagattgaattattttttcgtAGATATGCTATTTAGATGATGATAGAGAGAACGAATGGTTCTAATTATAATTTTTGAATAGTAAAAAATTTGATAATcataaataaaatgacaaatatttcaaactaatgggctaataaaaacaaaagagaatcaTCATTAAACTGCAAAatagttttaatatttttggttTAGATTGATTTCTTTGTGTGAGGGCTTGTTTGACTTGGCTGTTGGCTACCCACTGAATTAACCTTTTTGTTTGGATTATGTGCTTTTAGTCGACTTCCTTTACatataataataagaaaaaattaGGTTCTCAGTCTTCTTTTTGCtattccattgattaaaattatattccttttcaatttttgatcaaggttcttgggtattaataacattattaattatttcaataataaaatattttttttatttctaaatatattcatttaatgttaaaaatgttacaattagtatattt is a window from the Pyrus communis chromosome 16, drPyrComm1.1, whole genome shotgun sequence genome containing:
- the LOC137719609 gene encoding U-box domain-containing protein 1-like; this encodes MEAALVPPLMVSTGFLPTGSLLQSLVHICNEVCSMEKLPVLQGRNISTMVRRIKLLAFLFEEIKESAGPLPPSSILCLTELFFVIRRAKFLIQDCKDGSSLWGLMQTELVSNQFYGLVKELGRALDILPLSLLNVTADIKEQIELLHRQAKRAELFIDLKELKRREELLVLMGSNSEKNRKNKGFIDLVKVRDVLSSIGLRNTVDYEEETSKLEAEADKQAGSGGLIVVSNINNLISLVSYCKTIIFIDGEIEKPCKEDMKLQCVPSGRFYDHSSSSQSLIPNVPDEFRCPISLDLIRDPVIVASGHTYDRNSIAQWINSGHQTCPNSGQKLIHMALIPNYALRSLIQQWCEENKVPTTEPSQSSSSDLARSSSKRELYENAVDHISVVKAAVDAVKLTAEFLVGKLATGSPDIQRQAAYELRLLAKTGMNNRRIIAEAGAIPFLVTLLRCHEPRIQENAVTALLNLSIYNNNKILIMAAGAIDEIVNVLESGNTMEARENAAAAIFSLSMIDDCKVTIGKRPRAIPALVGLLKEGTPAGKKDAAIALFNLALYNANKVSVVFAGAVPLLIELLMDDKAGITDDALALLAQILGCSEGREEIGKSRILVHILIDLLRFGSPKGKENAVTLLLGLCKDGGEEVARRLLMNPRSIPSLQSLAADGSLKARRKADTLLRLLNRCCFQSHHQIG